The following DNA comes from Streptomyces sp. NBC_00102.
CGCGCCTGGCGGCCCACCACCGAATCGGTGCTGACGGTCGGAAAATCAGTTCTCTTCGGTCTTCTCGGTCACTTCGGCGACGATCGTTCCCTTAGCCGCGTCGATCTCGAAGTCGGTCTGGTTCCAGGAGGAGTCCACGACATCGACCTGCCAGACGAGAACGTCGTCGTCGTTCTCCTCCAGCCCGATCGAGGTGACCCATCCCTTCTGCTTGTCGGTGGCGACCTTCGCCGCCTGCTCCGGCGTCTGGGTGGCCTTGCCGATCATGTCGGCCAGCCGGCTCTTGTCGTCGGCGTCCTGGTTGTCGTCCTCGGTGGTGTCGAGGACCTTGCCGGTCACCGCGTTGATTCGGACGGTGTGCGCGGTGCCGTCCTCCTCGGCGACCTCAGCGACCCACTCGGGGTCGCTGGGGCTGCCCGTGGGGCTGGGGCTGCCCGTGGGGCTGGGACTGCCGGTCGGGCTGGGACTGCCGGTCGGGCTCGGGCTGCCGGTCGGGCTCGGGCTGCCACTGGCGTTGTCATCGTCGTCGAGCCCGCCGAGCTCCAGGTCGACCAGCTTGCTGCCCGAGACCGCGCCCACCGCGGTCTTGGCCGCCTTGTCGAAGGTGATCTTCGTGACGTCGAGGACGTCCTTGCGCTTCTGCTGCTCCTCGCTCAGCTTGGTCGGGGACGGGCTGGCGGTGGGAGACGGACTGGTGGTCGCCTGGTGCGGTACGACCTTCGCGGCCTCCGAGGTGGCCGACGGCGACACGGAG
Coding sequences within:
- a CDS encoding PepSY domain-containing protein, which gives rise to MRLDPPQANRVFSRARTLRAVGAVVCAVVASAMVTGCGTDSDSVSPSATSEAAKVVPHQATTSPSPTASPSPTKLSEEQQKRKDVLDVTKITFDKAAKTAVGAVSGSKLVDLELGGLDDDDNASGSPSPTGSPSPTGSPSPTGSPSPTGSPSPTGSPSDPEWVAEVAEEDGTAHTVRINAVTGKVLDTTEDDNQDADDKSRLADMIGKATQTPEQAAKVATDKQKGWVTSIGLEENDDDVLVWQVDVVDSSWNQTDFEIDAAKGTIVAEVTEKTEEN